A genome region from Geobacter pickeringii includes the following:
- a CDS encoding LysM peptidoglycan-binding domain-containing protein, which produces MTYTKASAEKDFAGYKVIYTDDQGNITEYRGGTLSWRNNNPGNIINGKWAIRHGAIGNNGRFAIFASPDDGRKAKLTLLQTKYINYNSIREVIKGRFDPNGKYIENTAYAPASDGNDPDLYADQIRQWTGIDVDNKKIADLTEKEWQQLVDAMRKKEGWKTGQVVNRGHVIDNGKENGPGQTRIRTIFPSIATTYLIKPGDTLSRIARINNISIAEIVAANPSVTNINRICVGQKLILPTRKASGPGHTNHATRPATARKPRIGDQPKQSWSLDSTLGWTKHHK; this is translated from the coding sequence ATGACATACACAAAAGCAAGTGCAGAAAAAGACTTCGCTGGATATAAAGTAATTTACACTGACGATCAAGGTAATATTACTGAATACCGTGGCGGTACACTATCGTGGAGAAACAACAACCCAGGCAATATAATCAATGGCAAGTGGGCTATAAGACATGGTGCTATTGGAAACAACGGACGGTTTGCCATATTTGCCAGCCCAGACGATGGCAGAAAAGCTAAACTTACCCTTCTCCAAACAAAATACATCAATTACAATTCGATCCGAGAAGTCATCAAGGGCAGATTCGACCCGAATGGCAAGTACATAGAAAATACCGCATACGCACCAGCCTCAGATGGCAACGATCCTGACCTGTATGCTGATCAAATAAGGCAATGGACAGGCATTGATGTTGACAACAAAAAAATTGCGGATTTAACAGAAAAAGAATGGCAGCAGCTTGTTGATGCCATGAGAAAGAAGGAAGGGTGGAAGACGGGCCAGGTAGTTAACAGGGGCCACGTCATCGACAATGGGAAGGAAAATGGACCAGGACAGACGCGCATTAGAACAATTTTCCCCTCTATTGCAACTACTTACCTCATAAAGCCGGGCGACACTCTCAGCCGAATCGCTCGCATCAACAACATATCAATTGCCGAAATCGTAGCAGCCAACCCCTCGGTTACTAACATCAATCGAATTTGCGTCGGCCAGAAGCTCATCCTCCCGACGCGAAAAGCCTCTGGCCCCGGCCATACCAACCACGCCACCCGGCCAGCCACAGCCAGAAAGCCTCGAATAGGCGATCAACCCAAGCAATCTTGGTCACTCGACTCGACTCTCGGGTGGACCAAGCACCACAAATGA
- a CDS encoding HEAT repeat domain-containing protein codes for MPLAISLLWVITAGTLSHLRLVEIVAEDLNVAFNIGAYILTFAICFYAWLVPVTFFLWIFERQLSILTINGIIAADLLVLVLFSIFPGEGAGFFRLNNRDIMLIPAVYTQFFIMKAGLIREGRIPDTRPTATLIQALHAPDPEIRRNAIKSISARRDPAAVEALTATLRDEDFCVRGRAVEALGRINDRRVVTVLVDAWKHGDGTMKSSVEGALLHIEIPGAADELINLLHDKEAHRLHGAAAKALGDIGDRRAVEPLIRALDGPGRDLHMVKTLAKLGNPRAVEPLLGLLRKSRSNETFDANNYLNESIEALGDLKDRRATGDLVPLLKKGNWYVKGITARALGKIGDTGAVEPLIDGLCDKEENLRKNAAIALAEIRDDRAIAPLVTVLNKSDDTSLREAAAWALGKFGNQRVIAPLVATLKSDKSIDVRRQAAYALGKCNSSEAIAPLVESLKRDGRDVRMASAHSLGAFHQSSAIESLIAAQSDRDSSVQWEATLSLDRLPGNEAAAAVENFARRFDIAGIAKNYEKIIRKGDVRKKYPLIFALSRYGNEQMAKDFVTSGHGLLEDTGRKWLKSHGFPQDPSPRPGAPEWDKQPEPD; via the coding sequence ATGCCTCTGGCGATCAGCCTGCTATGGGTTATTACTGCTGGTACGCTAAGCCACCTGCGGCTGGTGGAGATCGTTGCGGAAGATTTGAATGTTGCATTCAACATAGGTGCCTACATCCTGACCTTCGCAATCTGTTTCTATGCCTGGCTGGTACCGGTGACCTTCTTCTTGTGGATATTTGAGCGGCAACTCTCCATCCTGACCATAAACGGCATTATCGCCGCAGATCTGCTGGTGTTGGTGCTTTTCAGCATCTTCCCCGGCGAGGGGGCGGGATTTTTTCGCCTAAACAATCGCGACATCATGCTGATTCCAGCGGTATACACCCAGTTCTTTATCATGAAGGCCGGCCTCATCCGGGAAGGGAGGATTCCCGACACCCGCCCAACGGCAACTCTTATCCAGGCTCTCCACGCTCCAGATCCGGAAATTCGGCGAAACGCCATAAAATCAATTAGTGCCAGAAGGGATCCTGCTGCGGTCGAAGCACTGACGGCCACCCTGAGGGATGAGGATTTTTGTGTCAGAGGCCGAGCAGTCGAGGCTCTTGGCAGAATAAACGACCGCCGTGTGGTAACGGTGCTTGTGGATGCCTGGAAGCATGGTGACGGCACCATGAAAAGCAGCGTAGAAGGTGCCTTGCTGCACATCGAGATTCCTGGCGCTGCCGATGAGCTGATCAATCTGTTGCATGACAAAGAAGCTCACCGATTACATGGCGCTGCCGCCAAAGCCCTTGGCGACATTGGAGATCGACGAGCGGTCGAACCGCTGATCAGGGCATTGGATGGCCCTGGCCGCGATCTGCACATGGTAAAGACACTGGCAAAGCTGGGAAACCCTCGCGCGGTAGAGCCGTTGCTGGGCCTGTTGCGGAAAAGCCGATCGAATGAGACTTTTGATGCAAATAATTATCTCAATGAGTCGATCGAGGCCCTTGGCGACCTGAAAGATCGTCGGGCTACAGGAGATCTGGTTCCGCTTCTCAAGAAAGGCAATTGGTATGTAAAAGGAATTACTGCCAGGGCGCTGGGGAAAATTGGCGATACCGGTGCGGTAGAGCCACTGATAGACGGCTTATGCGACAAGGAGGAGAATCTTCGAAAAAATGCAGCTATTGCTTTGGCCGAAATAAGGGATGATCGTGCCATTGCCCCGCTGGTCACCGTTCTGAATAAATCCGATGACACCTCTCTCAGGGAGGCGGCGGCATGGGCCCTGGGGAAATTCGGGAACCAACGGGTCATAGCCCCGCTTGTTGCCACATTAAAGAGTGACAAAAGCATCGATGTAAGGAGGCAAGCAGCCTACGCGTTGGGGAAATGCAACAGTTCGGAAGCCATAGCACCGCTGGTCGAGTCACTAAAACGTGATGGGCGCGATGTTCGGATGGCGTCGGCACATTCGCTCGGAGCGTTCCATCAAAGCAGCGCCATTGAATCGCTCATTGCTGCCCAGTCTGACCGGGACAGCTCGGTACAGTGGGAGGCAACCCTGTCGCTGGACCGCCTGCCCGGGAATGAGGCCGCCGCGGCAGTGGAAAACTTCGCTCGCAGATTCGACATCGCCGGCATCGCAAAGAATTACGAAAAAATCATCAGAAAAGGGGATGTTCGCAAGAAATACCCTTTGATATTCGCATTAAGCAGATACGGTAACGAGCAAATGGCCAAAGACTTTGTCACCAGTGGACATGGCTTGCTGGAAGACACAGGGAGGAAGTGGCTGAAAAGCCACGGCTTTCCACAGGACCCATCCCCCCGGCCCGGAGCTCCCGAGTGGGACAAGCAACCCGAACCCGATTGA
- a CDS encoding DUF2169 family type VI secretion system accessory protein: MDLLNPTPFTAAPLFLTDRHGAETLLVIVKGTWQINRDGTLTVAEEQVPLRFEPEYSGDPASSSLIHDTDAVLEKPGTDCILLGHAWAPKVGAGSVDVTFGVGPVRKTVRVFGERIWMKCLGRVTMSKPAPFESIPLVWERAFGGSDTSCRDPKEHEFCLENPVGQGLLARTTRREIDGFRLPNLEEPADLIKKPDDRPRPAGFGPIPPHWHPRAGYAGTCDDEWRKYVSPLPPDDIDPSFYSVVPPGLASPRHLSGSEQVLVQNASRGGRLLFALPGVVPNVSVTVGAVAHELEMRLDTVIVEPDPERLVLVWRGRHNVHGRLHEVRSVRVGFDSL, encoded by the coding sequence ATGGACCTCCTCAACCCCACCCCCTTCACCGCCGCGCCGCTCTTTCTCACCGACCGCCACGGCGCCGAAACCCTCCTTGTCATCGTCAAGGGAACGTGGCAGATCAATCGGGACGGCACTCTTACCGTGGCCGAGGAGCAAGTGCCGCTCCGTTTCGAGCCCGAGTACTCCGGCGATCCCGCTTCGTCGAGCCTCATCCACGACACCGATGCCGTGCTGGAAAAGCCGGGCACCGACTGCATCCTCCTCGGCCACGCCTGGGCGCCGAAGGTGGGTGCCGGCTCCGTTGACGTCACCTTCGGCGTGGGGCCGGTGCGCAAGACGGTGCGGGTCTTCGGCGAACGGATCTGGATGAAGTGCCTGGGGAGGGTGACGATGTCGAAGCCAGCGCCGTTCGAGAGCATCCCCCTCGTCTGGGAGCGGGCCTTCGGCGGGAGCGACACGAGCTGCCGAGACCCGAAGGAGCACGAGTTTTGTCTCGAAAATCCCGTGGGGCAGGGGCTTCTGGCAAGGACGACGAGGCGGGAGATCGACGGTTTTCGCCTCCCTAACCTGGAAGAGCCGGCAGATCTCATCAAAAAACCCGATGACCGCCCCCGGCCGGCGGGGTTCGGACCGATTCCGCCCCACTGGCACCCCCGGGCCGGCTATGCCGGCACCTGCGATGACGAGTGGCGAAAGTACGTGAGCCCCCTCCCCCCCGACGATATCGACCCCAGTTTTTACTCCGTTGTCCCCCCCGGCCTTGCGTCGCCCCGGCATCTCTCCGGCAGCGAGCAGGTGCTGGTGCAAAACGCCTCCCGGGGCGGCCGGCTCCTGTTCGCTCTGCCGGGGGTCGTCCCCAACGTTTCGGTGACGGTCGGCGCTGTGGCCCATGAGCTGGAGATGCGGCTTGACACCGTCATCGTCGAACCGGATCCGGAGCGGCTCGTGCTCGTCTGGCGCGGGCGGCACAACGTCCACGGGAGGCTCCACGAGGTGAGGAGCGTGCGCGTCGGTTTCGACAGCCTTTGA
- the tssI gene encoding type VI secretion system Vgr family protein, whose protein sequence is MSIQKAATNLLSQGSTSSFQFDIPATKYFLSAVGFTADERISHPYDIHLTLASRDDVKLDEVIDKEAVLYVDHEGGTRHFHGVVQEFTSLGTDGDYGIYHAHVVPALWFLSLEQDCRVFQFKTVQEIVAEILEESNITSDRYRFALFKTDRLRKFCVQYRETDLNFISRLLEEEGIFYFFEHYEDKHVIVFTDTNSGYLYMEGERHITFNTNDGMVAKKESVFDFIYSRRVRPGKVTQRDYNYKRTGLNLTTQSQDKTPSNREVYDFPSNYFKEDRGNYLAKIRMERLLVLGETAEGQSSCPRMTPGFEWELTGHDYAGTYLPVAVIHHGAQPQVLDEHAGGGGFRYDNEFIVVPANVTVRPQIVADRPTIVGLQTAVVTGSPGDEIHADPDGYLRVKVQFPWDRLGQKDGRTSCWVRVGQPWGGGGWGTQFLPRVGDEVLVTFLEGDPDRPMIVGSAYNSENQPLYALPANKTQSGIRTRSYPNGGRDNFHELRFEDKKGSEEIYLQSEKDWNILVKNDKGQTVGRDETLHVENNRLKTVGANQTVQVGANHTETIGANKTETVTINSAETVGLAKELTIGGLYQVSVGGAMNETVIGAKAEEVGITKAVLVGAHMTEKVVGNRSLTVGQNLSATVSQSTTVKAKAIVLEADDEIVFKAGNSTISLKSSGEIVVTGASITKRASGEIVIKGARTSVN, encoded by the coding sequence ATGTCTATCCAAAAGGCCGCAACAAACCTCCTTTCTCAGGGCTCAACATCAAGCTTCCAGTTCGATATCCCCGCCACAAAGTACTTTCTGTCGGCAGTAGGATTCACCGCTGACGAACGGATATCGCACCCCTACGACATCCACCTCACCCTGGCCTCCAGAGATGATGTGAAGCTTGACGAGGTGATCGACAAGGAAGCGGTGCTGTATGTCGATCATGAAGGAGGCACGCGGCATTTCCACGGCGTGGTCCAGGAATTCACCTCCCTCGGAACGGACGGCGACTACGGCATCTATCACGCCCATGTCGTACCGGCCCTGTGGTTCCTCTCTCTTGAGCAGGACTGCCGAGTTTTTCAGTTCAAGACTGTTCAGGAAATAGTTGCCGAGATCCTCGAAGAGAGCAACATCACCAGTGACCGCTACCGCTTCGCCCTCTTCAAGACGGACCGTCTGCGCAAGTTCTGCGTCCAGTACCGGGAAACTGACCTGAACTTCATCTCGCGGCTTCTGGAAGAAGAGGGAATCTTCTACTTCTTCGAGCACTACGAGGACAAGCACGTCATCGTCTTCACCGACACCAACTCAGGCTATCTTTACATGGAAGGAGAGCGCCACATAACATTCAACACCAACGACGGGATGGTGGCAAAGAAGGAAAGCGTCTTCGACTTCATCTACTCGCGCCGCGTACGCCCCGGCAAGGTTACGCAACGCGACTACAACTACAAGCGCACGGGCCTGAATCTTACCACCCAGTCACAGGACAAGACGCCGTCAAACCGCGAAGTCTACGATTTTCCCAGCAACTACTTCAAGGAGGACCGTGGCAACTACCTGGCAAAGATCCGGATGGAGCGACTGCTGGTGCTCGGCGAGACCGCCGAAGGGCAGAGTTCATGCCCGCGCATGACTCCCGGCTTCGAATGGGAGCTAACCGGCCACGATTACGCCGGCACGTACCTGCCGGTCGCCGTCATCCACCACGGCGCCCAGCCCCAGGTGCTCGACGAGCATGCCGGGGGTGGCGGCTTCCGCTACGACAACGAATTCATCGTCGTCCCGGCTAACGTTACGGTCCGCCCCCAGATCGTCGCCGACAGGCCCACCATCGTCGGGCTTCAGACCGCAGTAGTCACCGGCTCTCCCGGCGATGAGATCCATGCCGACCCCGACGGCTACCTGCGGGTAAAGGTCCAATTCCCATGGGACCGGCTCGGGCAAAAGGACGGCAGGACTTCCTGCTGGGTCAGGGTCGGCCAGCCGTGGGGTGGCGGCGGCTGGGGAACCCAGTTTCTCCCCCGTGTTGGCGATGAGGTCCTCGTCACGTTCCTGGAGGGTGACCCCGATCGACCGATGATAGTCGGGAGTGCGTACAATTCCGAAAACCAGCCGCTCTACGCCCTCCCCGCCAACAAGACCCAGAGCGGCATCCGCACCCGCAGCTACCCCAACGGCGGCCGCGACAACTTCCACGAACTTCGCTTCGAGGACAAGAAGGGGAGCGAAGAAATCTACCTCCAGAGCGAAAAGGACTGGAACATTCTGGTCAAGAACGACAAGGGGCAGACCGTCGGACGGGACGAGACGCTCCATGTGGAGAACAACCGCCTCAAGACGGTCGGCGCCAACCAGACCGTGCAGGTCGGAGCAAATCACACTGAGACCATCGGCGCCAACAAGACCGAGACAGTAACCATCAACTCGGCCGAGACAGTGGGCCTCGCCAAGGAGCTGACCATCGGCGGGCTCTACCAGGTGAGCGTCGGCGGGGCCATGAACGAGACGGTCATCGGTGCCAAGGCCGAGGAGGTAGGGATCACCAAGGCGGTGCTGGTCGGTGCCCACATGACCGAGAAGGTGGTGGGGAACCGCTCCCTCACCGTGGGGCAGAACCTCTCGGCCACAGTGAGCCAGTCCACCACGGTGAAGGCCAAGGCCATAGTTCTGGAGGCCGATGACGAGATCGTCTTCAAGGCCGGCAACTCCACCATCTCACTGAAGTCGAGCGGCGAGATCGTCGTCACGGGGGCGAGCATCACTAAACGGGCCTCGGGCGAGATCGTCATCAAGGGTGCCAGGACCTCGGTCAACTGA
- a CDS encoding Hcp family type VI secretion system effector: protein MAMPAHMTLTGEKQGKIDGSCELQGRENTIQLYEMKHDIHMPRNPHDGLPTGKRVHGPLSIVKMFDKSSPKLYQALCTGEHMKNVQIKWYRINKQGLEEHYFTTTLEDAIVVEMKPYMPMTLLPENEPYGHMEEVAFSYKKIKWTWEPNGIEAEDSWSVPK, encoded by the coding sequence ATGGCAATGCCCGCACACATGACCCTGACCGGAGAAAAACAGGGGAAAATCGACGGATCCTGCGAACTGCAGGGGCGCGAGAACACCATTCAGCTCTATGAAATGAAGCACGACATCCACATGCCGCGCAACCCCCACGACGGCCTGCCCACCGGCAAGCGCGTTCACGGCCCCCTGTCGATCGTCAAGATGTTCGACAAAAGTTCGCCGAAGCTCTACCAGGCACTCTGCACCGGCGAGCACATGAAAAACGTGCAGATCAAGTGGTACCGGATCAACAAGCAGGGACTGGAAGAGCACTACTTCACCACCACCCTTGAGGATGCCATCGTGGTCGAGATGAAGCCGTACATGCCGATGACGCTTCTTCCCGAGAACGAGCCCTACGGCCACATGGAGGAGGTGGCGTTCTCCTACAAGAAGATCAAGTGGACGTGGGAGCCCAACGGCATCGAGGCCGAGGATTCCTGGAGCGTGCCCAAGTAA